A DNA window from Hydra vulgaris chromosome 13, alternate assembly HydraT2T_AEP contains the following coding sequences:
- the LOC136090365 gene encoding uncharacterized protein LOC136090365 gives MFTKNELEEVAASSTMKMVFSGTLHSFRHNNFKAGGSKKKNLSDFELDNLLSEDQSNCLYLALGSNFRDSKFNDYIYKVIVPECIISLFAKLMLWSRIQAEVFLNKFFTERRRKSHLIANNYILQIKSGQNMFEIIHSFFFFTSTYEFHIQ, from the exons atgtttacaaaaaatgagTTAGAAGAGGTTGCAGCATCTTCAACTATGAAAATGGTTTTTTCAGGAAca ttgcacAGTTTCAGACACAACAATTTCAAAGCTGGTGgttctaaaaaaa aaaatttatctGATTTTGAATTAGACAATTTGCTATCAGAAGATCAATCCAATTGTTTATATTTGGCATTGGGATCAAATTTCCGAGATTCTAAG tttaacGATTACATCTACAAGGTTATTGTACCTGAATGTATTATAAGTCTGTTTGCAAAGTTGATGCTTTGGTCAAGAATTCAG GCTGAGGTATttctgaataaattttttactgaaag aagaagaaaaagtCATCTGATTGCAAACAATTACATTTTGCAGATAAAATCAGGTCAAAATATGTTTGAAattattcatagtttttttttttttactagcaCTTATGAATTtcatatacaataa